Proteins encoded by one window of Ignavibacteriota bacterium:
- a CDS encoding type II toxin-antitoxin system HicB family antitoxin, with amino-acid sequence MKKIINFKIYQGEKYYVAECIDLPIVTQGLSLDETMANIKEALSLHLEDEDLNTLHIMNNPAVSVNFDLGELVYA; translated from the coding sequence ATGAAAAAGATAATAAATTTCAAAATATATCAAGGTGAAAAATATTACGTAGCCGAATGTATTGATTTACCAATTGTTACGCAAGGTTTATCACTTGATGAAACTATGGCAAATATAAAAGAAGCGCTGTCGTTGCATTTAGAAGATGAAGATTTAAATACTCTGCATATAATGAACAATCCTGCTGTTTCTGTCAATTTTGATTTAGGCGAATTAGTTTATGCCTAA
- a CDS encoding PIN domain-containing protein, whose protein sequence is MQVLVDTSVWSIVFRKKKLSEIEQIVSMELRQLIDTGAVEIIGAIRQEILLGITSNDIFLSLKIAMQKFKDLDLNTEIYEKAAENYNICRKNGIQGSHIDFLICATSTFYQIPIFTLDKDFDLYKRYLPISLYIVKSSQN, encoded by the coding sequence GTGCAAGTCTTAGTTGATACATCAGTTTGGTCAATTGTCTTCAGAAAAAAGAAACTTAGTGAAATTGAGCAAATTGTGTCAATGGAACTTCGACAGCTTATTGATACCGGTGCCGTTGAAATTATTGGTGCAATTCGGCAAGAAATTCTTTTAGGAATTACATCAAATGATATTTTTCTCTCGCTCAAAATAGCGATGCAAAAATTCAAGGATTTAGATTTGAATACTGAGATTTATGAAAAAGCTGCTGAAAATTATAATATTTGTCGCAAGAATGGAATACAAGGTTCTCATATAGATTTTTTAATTTGTGCAACCTCAACCTTTTATCAAATCCCAATATTTACTCTTGATAAAGATTTTGATTTGTACAAACGTTATTTACCAATTTCATTATATATAGTAAAATCTTCGCAAAATTAG
- a CDS encoding CoA transferase yields the protein MTKILEGIKVLDLTNVLSGPYATLHLALLGADVIKIENPKGGDLARNLGCVPEYNKKLMGTSFTAQNANKKSLTLNLKEPEAKEIFLKLAKDADVVVENFRPGVMNRLGLGYEDLSKINSKIIFMAISGFGQTGPDANKPAYDQIIQGLSGVMAVNGDETLNPLRAGFPICDTVGGLNAAFAVMAALFHRERTEEGQFIDIALLDSIMPAMGWVVANLMIGGRQPELLGNDNFSSAPSGTFETSDGYINIAANKQEQWENLADILGLSELKEDARFKIRDDRKNNRFELTPYLNEKLKTNNTEYWVSILNANGIPSGAILKLGDALNQEQIEHRNTFNTVDVANIGNVKLFNLTAKFSKTPGLVETPPPVLSQHTDEILSDLGYDEFQRNELRNKGVI from the coding sequence ATGACAAAGATATTAGAAGGGATAAAAGTCCTTGATTTGACGAATGTACTCAGTGGTCCTTATGCAACACTTCACTTGGCATTACTTGGTGCTGATGTAATTAAAATTGAAAATCCTAAAGGGGGCGACCTTGCACGAAATCTCGGCTGCGTACCGGAATACAATAAGAAACTTATGGGCACAAGTTTTACAGCCCAAAATGCAAATAAAAAATCACTTACTCTCAATCTAAAAGAGCCTGAAGCAAAGGAAATATTCTTGAAGCTTGCTAAAGATGCTGATGTTGTTGTCGAGAACTTCCGACCGGGTGTCATGAACAGATTGGGACTTGGATATGAGGATTTGAGCAAAATAAATTCCAAAATCATCTTTATGGCAATCTCAGGCTTCGGGCAGACCGGACCCGATGCAAACAAACCTGCTTATGACCAGATAATTCAAGGACTGAGCGGCGTGATGGCGGTCAATGGTGATGAAACTCTAAATCCTCTGCGCGCAGGCTTCCCGATTTGCGATACAGTAGGCGGTCTGAATGCTGCTTTTGCAGTGATGGCAGCACTATTTCACAGAGAGAGAACCGAAGAAGGGCAATTTATTGATATTGCTCTGCTTGATTCAATTATGCCTGCGATGGGATGGGTTGTTGCTAATCTTATGATAGGAGGTAGGCAACCTGAGCTTCTGGGTAATGATAATTTCAGTTCGGCTCCTTCCGGAACTTTCGAAACAAGTGACGGTTATATCAATATTGCTGCAAATAAGCAGGAGCAGTGGGAAAATTTGGCTGATATCTTAGGGCTTTCCGAGCTTAAAGAAGATGCAAGATTCAAAATTCGTGACGACAGAAAGAATAATCGCTTTGAACTTACACCGTACCTGAATGAAAAATTGAAAACAAATAATACAGAGTACTGGGTCAGTATTCTGAATGCAAATGGAATACCATCAGGTGCTATTCTGAAGCTGGGCGATGCTCTTAACCAAGAGCAGATTGAGCACCGAAATACCTTTAACACAGTTGATGTAGCTAATATAGGAAATGTTAAATTGTTCAATCTTACTGCGAAATTCAGCAAAACCCCGGGTCTTGTAGAAACGCCACCACCGGTGCTGTCTCAACATACTGATGAGATATTATCTGATTTGGGCTATGATGAATTTCAAAGAAATGAACTGCGAAACAAAGGTGTAATTTAG
- a CDS encoding type II toxin-antitoxin system VapB family antitoxin, with product MRKALLLSGYEDKRIVLDESIRLFIAFQAQNKIAKLRGNISWEGDLETLRSNNDNG from the coding sequence ATGAGAAAGGCGTTGCTTCTTTCAGGATATGAAGATAAGAGAATAGTATTAGATGAATCTATTCGATTATTCATAGCATTTCAAGCACAAAACAAAATAGCTAAACTTAGGGGAAATATCAGTTGGGAAGGAGATTTAGAAACTCTTAGGTCTAACAATGATAATGGTTGA
- a CDS encoding type II toxin-antitoxin system PemK/MazF family toxin, whose product MQYNEYKQGDICLIDFNPTIGDEIKKIRPAIIINGDFAVGLELKIVAPITSWKNDFEQIWWLVNLKPSKINGLDNESAVNCYQLRCVSTERIIRKIGYEINELENIIATSQNCIEIL is encoded by the coding sequence ATGCAATATAATGAATATAAACAAGGTGATATTTGTCTGATAGATTTTAATCCAACAATTGGTGATGAAATAAAAAAAATCCGTCCTGCTATTATTATTAATGGTGATTTTGCAGTTGGTTTAGAATTGAAAATTGTTGCACCAATAACAAGTTGGAAAAACGATTTTGAACAAATCTGGTGGTTAGTAAATTTAAAACCATCTAAAATCAATGGTCTTGATAACGAAAGTGCAGTAAACTGCTATCAATTAAGATGCGTTTCAACTGAAAGAATAATTAGAAAAATTGGTTACGAGATAAATGAATTGGAAAATATTATTGCTACTTCACAAAATTGCATCGAAATTTTATGA
- a CDS encoding PD40 domain-containing protein translates to MLLNLILFSQSLIAQNGSVRWSEPSNLTILNSSSDDFAPHFDKFRYLLYFNSDREGKSYFYSARLNDASGFADMRIMKSEINKSGKNQSYISVPNSGEAYYSSYRQSDKQSYLNIYKTVYQKNSWTGAFVVDSLKHDSFCSHVTVSPDGSLMVFSSTRSGNIDDIDLWMSFRNESGFWSAPVALDELNSPGNEITPYLHTTDTLYFSSDGYEGPGGFDIYYTTRIGGRWERPRPVTDLNTEFNESDFTLLPDERAIFASDRPGGFGGLDLYISSKLERHVKNITNHISDISIKTQVSNIIAEKQSKVRKFPAFHFFAAQSFELAVNTSQNEIDSLIFAYPEIITGFLRDNPDEKMIIDSSEYNNVVSSFFESRGISQERILFQKSLSAKDLIKIKLLSGEPLPILELSRNTYSYKPPVLEISIDSRKQISEGQHRINFRTGQSKHNIPIESNTLPLRDIISLDEYENEVYNSDSVIINYQITNNNETLAYAERVLFVSRQQFREPELSSDKSGNFEEFIFILPNNIFFESDYFSPNYLNLILESMILSNKVIIEYFNPAMKSQAEKVKELLISSGQIKKNIITVQQIDYYENKVFSHNIAPMIIRVKVYKLL, encoded by the coding sequence ATGTTGCTTAATTTAATATTATTCAGTCAATCTCTTATTGCACAAAACGGCTCAGTTCGCTGGAGCGAGCCATCAAACCTTACTATATTAAATTCATCTTCAGATGATTTTGCCCCTCATTTTGATAAATTCAGGTATTTACTATATTTCAATTCCGACAGAGAGGGTAAGTCGTATTTTTATTCCGCAAGATTAAATGACGCAAGCGGTTTTGCTGATATGAGAATCATGAAAAGTGAAATAAATAAATCAGGCAAAAATCAATCTTATATCAGTGTTCCAAATTCAGGAGAGGCATATTACAGTTCTTACCGGCAGTCAGACAAGCAGTCATATCTGAATATTTACAAAACAGTTTACCAAAAGAACAGCTGGACAGGTGCATTTGTCGTGGATAGTCTCAAACATGACTCATTCTGCTCGCACGTAACTGTATCTCCTGATGGAAGTTTGATGGTATTTTCATCCACACGCTCAGGTAATATTGACGATATTGACCTCTGGATGTCTTTCAGGAATGAATCGGGATTTTGGAGTGCGCCCGTTGCTCTTGACGAACTTAACTCACCTGGTAATGAAATTACACCCTACCTGCACACAACCGATACATTGTATTTTTCCTCAGACGGATATGAAGGTCCGGGAGGCTTTGATATTTATTATACTACCAGAATTGGTGGCAGGTGGGAAAGACCCCGCCCTGTAACTGACTTGAATACTGAATTTAATGAATCTGATTTTACTTTGCTGCCGGACGAAAGGGCAATTTTTGCTTCGGACAGACCAGGTGGATTTGGAGGTTTAGACCTTTATATATCAAGTAAACTTGAAAGGCATGTAAAAAATATTACTAACCATATTTCGGATATTAGTATCAAGACTCAGGTTTCTAATATTATTGCTGAAAAACAAAGTAAAGTGAGGAAATTTCCGGCATTTCATTTCTTTGCAGCACAATCTTTTGAATTGGCTGTAAATACAAGTCAAAATGAAATTGACTCATTAATTTTTGCATATCCGGAAATTATTACAGGCTTTCTTAGAGATAATCCTGATGAAAAGATGATAATTGATTCATCTGAGTATAATAATGTCGTATCGTCATTCTTCGAATCAAGGGGTATTTCACAAGAAAGAATATTGTTCCAAAAGTCATTATCTGCCAAGGATTTAATTAAGATTAAGCTGCTTAGCGGGGAGCCTTTGCCAATACTCGAATTATCCCGGAATACATATTCTTACAAGCCTCCGGTTTTGGAAATTAGCATTGATTCAAGAAAGCAAATCAGTGAAGGACAGCATAGAATTAATTTTCGTACAGGGCAAAGTAAACATAATATTCCAATAGAATCAAATACGCTGCCACTCCGAGATATAATCAGTCTCGATGAATATGAAAACGAAGTATATAATTCGGATTCTGTGATAATAAATTATCAAATTACCAACAACAACGAAACTCTTGCCTATGCCGAGAGAGTGCTTTTTGTTAGCAGACAACAATTTAGAGAGCCTGAATTATCAAGTGACAAATCAGGAAATTTTGAAGAATTTATTTTTATTTTGCCAAACAATATTTTTTTTGAAAGTGATTATTTTTCTCCTAATTATCTGAATTTAATCCTTGAAAGTATGATTTTGAGTAATAAAGTCATAATCGAATATTTCAATCCTGCTATGAAATCACAGGCAGAAAAAGTAAAGGAACTTTTGATTTCTTCAGGGCAAATCAAAAAAAATATTATAACTGTACAGCAGATAGATTATTACGAAAATAAAGTATTTAGTCATAATATTGCACCAATGATTATTAGAGTAAAGGTTTATAAATTGTTATGA
- a CDS encoding type II toxin-antitoxin system HicA family toxin produces the protein MPKLKVLSGNDVIKIFFLFDFEIASQKGSHLKLSRKTNFGKQVITIPNHNELDKGTLKAIINQASRFISEDELYIHFYHK, from the coding sequence ATGCCTAAGCTGAAAGTATTATCTGGAAATGATGTTATCAAAATCTTTTTTTTATTTGATTTTGAAATAGCTTCACAAAAAGGTAGCCATTTAAAATTATCAAGAAAAACCAATTTTGGTAAACAAGTTATAACAATCCCAAATCACAATGAGTTAGATAAAGGCACTTTAAAAGCTATTATCAATCAAGCATCAAGATTTATCAGTGAAGATGAATTGTATATCCATTTTTACCATAAATAA
- a CDS encoding PIN domain nuclease, which produces MIMVDSSVWINFFRGVSNETTDKLFNLLRSELVCVADLIVLEVLQGVSSDKEFNEIEFLFRNMLSLNILNMETAIQSAQNFRFLRKRGITIRKLNDCLIATYCIENNLTLLQDDKDFLPFRDFLGLRLLTN; this is translated from the coding sequence ATGATAATGGTTGATTCGTCTGTGTGGATAAACTTTTTTAGAGGGGTTAGCAATGAAACAACCGATAAATTATTCAATCTATTAAGAAGCGAATTAGTCTGTGTTGCTGACTTGATTGTTTTAGAGGTTCTTCAAGGAGTAAGTTCTGACAAAGAATTCAATGAAATAGAATTTTTGTTTAGAAATATGTTAAGTTTGAATATTTTGAACATGGAAACTGCAATCCAGTCAGCTCAAAATTTTAGATTCTTACGAAAGCGAGGTATCACAATACGTAAACTAAATGATTGTCTCATAGCAACTTATTGTATTGAAAACAATCTGACATTACTTCAAGACGACAAAGACTTTCTGCCTTTCAGAGATTTTCTTGGTTTACGCTTACTGACAAATTAA